CTCCTTTGAGTCCTTTTTATTCAAATATTTATTTACACAAATTTGATATTTTATTAAATAGAAATAATATAGTTTTTGTTAGATATGCTGATGATTTTTTAGTTTTATCAAAAAATGATTTAAATTTAAGGGAAACAATAATATATATCGAAAAAATTTTAAGAAAGTACAAATTAAATTTAAATTATGAGAAATGTAAAGTGATAGATTTTCTAAAAACAGGTAAACTTGAGTTTTTAGGACAAAAAATTTATAAAAGTAGGTGATAATATGGAAGTATTCATATCTCAAGATGGATGCGCTCTTTATAAAAGTGAAGAATTGCTGATAATTACAAATAAAAAAGAAAAATTAGAATATTCTTATAGAGATGTATCAAGTATTTTAATATCTGGAAATGTAAGACTAACAACTGGATTTTTAAGAGAAGCTATAGAGAATAATATAGATATAGTTATTCTAGATAAATACGGCTATCCAAAAGGAAGATTTTGGAATACAGGAGTAAGTACAATATCTAAAATAAGAAAAGGTCAGCTTTTATGCTCTAAAAGTACTCTAGGATTAGAAATCTCAAAACAATGGATAGAAGACAAAGTTTTAAATATGAATTTTCATTTATCAGATTTAACTAAGCAACAAGACTTACTAGATATTATTAAGTTTCAAAACAGTTTAAAAGATAATGTTGATTTAAATAGTATCAGAGGATTTGAGGGAAATGTGTCTAAAATTTATTTTTCAATAGTCTCACAAATGTTACCTAAACAATTTCAATTTTTAAAAAGGAGTTTTAGACCAGCGTTAGATGAATTCAATGCTTTAGTTAATTATTTTTTAGGGATTTTATATAATAGGATAGAGAAAAGTTCATTAATAGCAGGTATAGATCCAAATTTAGGTTTTTTTCACAGAGATGATTATAATCGTCCGTCATTTGTTTTTGATTTTATTGAGAAATATCGATATATAGCATATACATCTGCAACTAAGTTTTTTAGAGCTAATAAGGTTAGAAAAAGTTATTTTACAAATGAAAATAATAGTTTTTATTTGAATGATGATGGTAAAAAAAATTTGATTCCACTGTACTATAACGAACTTAATAAAAGCGTTACTTTTAAAGGAAAAAAAATAAAAACTATTGATAAAATCCAGCAAGATTTATTTGAAGTTGCTAAATATTTTATAAAAATAGCAGAGGAGGTTGATTGATATGTATCTTATACTTTATGATATATCTTCTGAAAAAGTTAGATCTAGAATAGTTAAATATCTTAAAAATAAGGGGTTATTGAGGCTTCAAAAATCCATTTTTGCAGGAAATATTAAAAAAATTTATATTGAAGAAATAATAGTAGAAAGTAATCAAATAATTTCTTTAGAAACTGATTCCTTTATTATATTGAAAATAGATAAGGATTCTTTTAAAACATTAAAATACTTTGGACAAAAAATAAATATACATAAATATTTAAAAGATTCTTTAATCGAGGTTATTTAAAATGCTTACCGTAACAGAT
This genomic stretch from Candidatus Cetobacterium colombiensis harbors:
- the cas2 gene encoding CRISPR-associated endonuclease Cas2, with the protein product MYLILYDISSEKVRSRIVKYLKNKGLLRLQKSIFAGNIKKIYIEEIIVESNQIISLETDSFIILKIDKDSFKTLKYFGQKINIHKYLKDSLIEVI
- the cas1 gene encoding CRISPR-associated endonuclease Cas1 — translated: MEVFISQDGCALYKSEELLIITNKKEKLEYSYRDVSSILISGNVRLTTGFLREAIENNIDIVILDKYGYPKGRFWNTGVSTISKIRKGQLLCSKSTLGLEISKQWIEDKVLNMNFHLSDLTKQQDLLDIIKFQNSLKDNVDLNSIRGFEGNVSKIYFSIVSQMLPKQFQFLKRSFRPALDEFNALVNYFLGILYNRIEKSSLIAGIDPNLGFFHRDDYNRPSFVFDFIEKYRYIAYTSATKFFRANKVRKSYFTNENNSFYLNDDGKKNLIPLYYNELNKSVTFKGKKIKTIDKIQQDLFEVAKYFIKIAEEVD